A portion of the Achromobacter sp. MFA1 R4 genome contains these proteins:
- the thiC gene encoding phosphomethylpyrimidine synthase ThiC codes for MNANPKFLAATAEVDAAAVAPLPKSRRVYEVGSRPDIRVPFREIEQDDTPTMFGGEKNPPLTVYDCSGPYTDPEVKIDIRRGLPALRRAWIEERGDTEVLAGPTSDYGKSRLTDPKLTAMRFDLQRPPRRAKSGANVSQMHYARRGIITPEMEFVAIRESLRREHYLQTLRDSGPDGEKMVKRLLRQHPGQSFGASIPAAITPEFVRAEIARGRAIIPANINHPEVEPMAIGRNFLVKINANIGNSAVSSGIGEEVEKMTWAIRWGGDTVMDLSTGKHIHETREWIIRNSPVPIGTVPIYQALEKVDGKAEDLTWEIFRDTLIEQAEQGVDYFTIHAGVRLPFIPMTADRMTGIVSRGGSIMAKWCLAHHKESFLYERFEEICEIMKAYDVSFSLGDGLRPGSGYDANDEAQFAELKTLGELTQVAWKHDVQVMIEGPGHVPMQMIKENMDLQLEHCHEAPFYTLGPLTTDIAPGYDHITSGIGAALIGWYGTAMLCYVTPKEHLGLPNKKDVKDGIITYKIAAHAADLAKGHPGAAIRDNALSKARFEFRWDDQFNLGLDPDTAKEFHDETLPKDSMKVAHFCSMCGPHFCSMKITQDVRDYAAAQGVSEKEALQKGMQEKSVEFVRKGSEVYQRQ; via the coding sequence ATGAACGCCAATCCCAAATTCCTGGCCGCCACCGCCGAAGTCGACGCGGCGGCCGTCGCGCCGCTGCCCAAATCCCGCCGCGTGTATGAAGTGGGCTCGCGCCCCGACATCCGCGTGCCTTTCCGCGAGATCGAGCAGGACGACACGCCGACGATGTTCGGCGGAGAGAAGAATCCGCCGTTGACGGTGTACGACTGTAGCGGTCCCTATACGGACCCCGAGGTCAAGATCGACATCCGCCGCGGCCTGCCGGCATTGCGCCGCGCCTGGATCGAGGAACGCGGCGACACGGAGGTGCTGGCGGGCCCGACCAGCGACTACGGCAAGTCGCGCCTGACCGATCCGAAGCTGACGGCGATGCGCTTTGACCTGCAGCGCCCCCCGCGCCGCGCGAAGTCGGGCGCGAACGTGTCGCAGATGCACTATGCGCGACGCGGCATCATCACGCCGGAAATGGAATTCGTGGCGATCCGCGAAAGCCTGCGCCGCGAACACTATCTGCAGACGCTGCGCGACAGCGGCCCCGACGGCGAGAAGATGGTCAAGCGCCTGCTGCGCCAGCATCCGGGCCAATCGTTCGGCGCATCCATTCCCGCCGCCATCACGCCGGAATTCGTGCGCGCCGAGATTGCGCGCGGCCGCGCGATCATCCCGGCCAACATCAATCACCCGGAAGTGGAGCCGATGGCGATCGGCCGCAATTTCCTGGTGAAGATCAACGCGAACATCGGCAATTCCGCGGTCAGCTCGGGCATTGGCGAGGAAGTGGAGAAGATGACGTGGGCCATCCGCTGGGGCGGCGACACGGTGATGGACTTGTCCACCGGCAAGCATATCCACGAGACGCGCGAATGGATCATCCGCAATTCGCCAGTGCCGATCGGCACGGTGCCGATCTATCAGGCGCTGGAGAAGGTGGACGGCAAGGCGGAGGATCTGACCTGGGAGATTTTCCGCGACACGCTGATCGAGCAGGCCGAGCAAGGCGTGGACTATTTCACGATCCACGCGGGTGTGCGGCTGCCGTTCATCCCGATGACCGCGGACCGCATGACCGGCATTGTCTCGCGCGGCGGCTCGATCATGGCGAAGTGGTGTCTGGCGCACCACAAGGAGAGCTTCCTGTATGAACGCTTTGAAGAGATCTGCGAGATCATGAAGGCGTACGACGTGAGCTTTTCGCTGGGCGACGGGCTGCGTCCGGGCTCGGGCTATGACGCGAATGACGAGGCGCAATTCGCCGAGCTGAAGACGCTGGGCGAACTGACGCAGGTGGCCTGGAAGCACGATGTGCAGGTGATGATCGAAGGCCCGGGCCATGTGCCGATGCAGATGATCAAGGAGAACATGGATCTGCAGCTGGAGCATTGCCACGAGGCGCCGTTCTACACGCTGGGGCCGCTGACGACGGACATCGCGCCGGGCTACGACCACATCACCTCGGGCATTGGCGCGGCGTTGATCGGCTGGTATGGCACGGCGATGCTCTGCTATGTGACGCCGAAGGAACATCTGGGCCTGCCGAACAAGAAGGACGTGAAGGACGGCATCATCACGTACAAGATCGCGGCGCATGCGGCCGACCTGGCCAAGGGACACCCGGGCGCGGCGATCCGCGACAACGCGTTGTCGAAGGCGCGCTTCGAGTTCCGCTGGGATGACCAGTTCAACCTGGGGCTGGATCCGGACACCGCCAAGGAGTTCCACGACGAGACCCTGCCGAAGGACTCGATGAAGGTGGCGCACTTCTGCTCGATGTGCGGGCCGCATTTCTGCAGCATGAAGATCACGCAGGATGTGCGGGATTACGCGGCGGCCCAGGGGGTCAGCGAGAAAGAGGCGTTGCAGAAAGGGATGCAGGAGAAGTCGGTGGAGTTTGTGCGGAAAGGGAGTGAGGTTTATCAGCGGCAGTGA